Part of the Enterobacter cloacae subsp. cloacae ATCC 13047 genome, TGGTGATGTTCACTGGCATCTTCGGTAAAATAATGATCGGGATGGGCTTTAAATTTGCTCTCACAGCTGGCGGAGCAGAAATAAAGCTGATGGTCCTGGTATCGAATGCTGCTGTGCGCCTTGTCAGGCAGGATGACCATCCCGCACACGGGATCTCTCACCTTATGCAATGCGTGACTCTCGTCCGGGGATGATGTCTGCTCAGAAGCAGTCTGGTTGTTATGTTCCACTGCATTGTCATTTTTCACAGTAACTCTCCTTATGCATATCTGAAGCATTTTCTGTCTTCAGGATATGTCATGGATGCGATTACCACGAATGCCGCCGGCATAAGAGTGCCTGCTGCCGGCGTCCCGTTATCAGCCGTTCCGCTGACTATTCGATTCGCTGGAAGACTTTTTTACTGCCCTCCGGTGAGAATGCGATAACATCGTAAGCCTCTTTTCGGGCCCCCATCTCCATTCCCGGACTTCCTGCTGGCATACCGGGGGTGGCGAGACCGTATATACCCGAACCAGACTGCATGGCCTTATGTATCGTTGCCGCAGGCACATGGCCTTCAATGATCAAATTACCTACAACCGCGGTATGACAACTTCGTAGTCCAGCAGGAACAGCATGCTTTTCTTTCAGGGCTGACAGCGCCTGATCATTCATGACGTGAGTTCGCACTTCGAACCCGTCTTTTTCCATCGCTTTGCCCCACAGGGAACAACAGCCACAGTTTTCAGATTTGTACATATCAATGACTTTTTCACTCGCCATTGCAGGCAGTGACAGGCCGAGAGCCAGGGCCATTAGAACCACTTTTTTCATACTCACCTCTGTATATTATCGATATAAACCCTGACGTCAGGGTGAATCAGTGCAGAAGGACGCCCACTGGGGGCGCCCTTTCAGGGTTATGACACGCTTTTTTTATGTCTGCGCAGCCAGATTAATTTGTAGGCGGCAGGAATAATGAACAGGGACAGCAGCGGAGCCGTGATCATCCCACCAATCATTGGCGCAGCAATACGGCTCATGACTTCTGAACCTGCGCCGGTTCCCCAGAGTATTGGCAGCAGACCCGCAATGATCACCGCCACGGTCATGGCTTTCGGCCGGACACGCAGTACGGCACCATGATAGAGGGCTTCATCAAGACCTTCCGGTGTGAACGTCTCTTTACGGGACAATTCCGGGTGCGCTTCAATGGCATGACGCAGATACATCAGCATGACCACGCCAAACTCTGCTGCCACCCCGGCCAGGGCGATAAACCCGGTTCCGGTCGCCACTGACATATGGAAGCCCTGCCAGTACAGGAACCATATTCCGCCAACCAGGGCGAACGGCAGGCTCATCAGGATCAGCAGGGCTTCGTCAACCCGGCGGAATGCCAGATACAACAGGATGAAAATGATCATCACCGTCATCGGCACCATCAGCTTCAGTTTCTTGTTGGCATGCTCAAGCAGTTCAAACTGTCCGGAGAATGCCACACTGGTTCCCGGTCTCAGTTTCACTTTCTCGCTGATGGCCGTCTTAATGTCGTTAACCACCGACACCATGTCCCTGCCGCGGGCATCAACATAAATCCAGCTGGCTGGCCGGGCATTTTCGGTTTTCAGCATGGTTGGTCCAGAAACGACGTTAATATCCGCGACATCGCCCAGCGTGATCTGCTG contains:
- a CDS encoding DUF411 domain-containing protein, whose product is MKKVVLMALALGLSLPAMASEKVIDMYKSENCGCCSLWGKAMEKDGFEVRTHVMNDQALSALKEKHAVPAGLRSCHTAVVGNLIIEGHVPAATIHKAMQSGSGIYGLATPGMPAGSPGMEMGARKEAYDVIAFSPEGSKKVFQRIE